In a single window of the Diospyros lotus cultivar Yz01 chromosome 10, ASM1463336v1, whole genome shotgun sequence genome:
- the LOC127811492 gene encoding uncharacterized protein LOC127811492 isoform X3 — MVIAFEHRKSVLSKFASEHDRNGKLTFYVDTEKSSSTAVYEYFSAKLSNMKSSDGEAISLLHPKDRDRVELLLNYIEDGDLRRWNLPNTKAFNYGLGEWRPMLNYFTNPHIFEQLLKISPADLISKGNSYISARHSSAKGLLYKVFKLRLGRGLYGECLGVRADGNSDLSNEIGKELSLRSAAAGLRPIGAVIYMQRNNLKMCLRSMDPTTDTSEVAKAYGGGGSPSSSSFIIRMDEYNQWLPVHQPRSH; from the exons AT GGTGATTGCATTTGAACATAGAAAATCAGTACTGTCCAAATTTGCTTCTGAACATGATCGCAATGGGAAGCTCACGTTTTATGTTGATACTGAGAAGAGCAGCTCTACTGCAGTTTACGAGTACTTCTCTGCCAAACTTTCCAATATGAAATCTAGTGAT GGAGAGGCCATAAGTCTGTTACACCCAAAAGATCGAGATCGTGTTGAGTTACTTTTGAATTACATTGAAGATGGAGATCTTCGTCGATGGAACTTACCAAACACTAAAGCATTTAACTATGGACTGGGTGAATGGCGTCCAATGCTGAACTACTTCACTAATCCACACATTTTTGAACAG TTATTGAAGATAAGCCCAGCAGATTTAATTAGCAAAGGAAATTCTTATATATCTGCTCGTCATAGTTCTGCTAAAGGACTGCTTTATAAAGTTTTCAAGCTTCGTCTAGGCAGAGGTCTTTATGGAGAGTGTCTG GGAGTTAGAGCAGATGGAAATTCCGACTTAAGTAATGAAATTGGCAAGGAACTTAGCCTGCGGAGTGCTGCAGCTGGATTGAG GCCTATAGGAGCTGTTATTTACATGCAACGAAATAATCTTAAAATGTGCTTAAGGAGTATGGATCCTACTACAGATACCTCTGAAGTTGCAAAG GCATATGGTGGAGGAGGTTCCCCAAGTTCTAGCTCCTTTATCATACGGATGGATGAATATAACCAATGGCTCCCAGTGCACCAACCTAGAAGCCATTAA
- the LOC127811492 gene encoding uncharacterized protein LOC127811492 isoform X2 codes for MQFCGLIRVIAFEHRKSVLSKFASEHDRNGKLTFYVDTEKSSSTAVYEYFSAKLSNMKSSDGEAISLLHPKDRDRVELLLNYIEDGDLRRWNLPNTKAFNYGLGEWRPMLNYFTNPHIFEQLLKISPADLISKGNSYISARHSSAKGLLYKVFKLRLGRGLYGECLGVRADGNSDLSNEIGKELSLRSAAAGLRPIGAVIYMQRNNLKMCLRSMDPTTDTSEVAKAYGGGGSPSSSSFIIRMDEYNQWLPVHQPRSH; via the exons ATGCAA TTTTGTGGTTTGATCAGGGTGATTGCATTTGAACATAGAAAATCAGTACTGTCCAAATTTGCTTCTGAACATGATCGCAATGGGAAGCTCACGTTTTATGTTGATACTGAGAAGAGCAGCTCTACTGCAGTTTACGAGTACTTCTCTGCCAAACTTTCCAATATGAAATCTAGTGAT GGAGAGGCCATAAGTCTGTTACACCCAAAAGATCGAGATCGTGTTGAGTTACTTTTGAATTACATTGAAGATGGAGATCTTCGTCGATGGAACTTACCAAACACTAAAGCATTTAACTATGGACTGGGTGAATGGCGTCCAATGCTGAACTACTTCACTAATCCACACATTTTTGAACAG TTATTGAAGATAAGCCCAGCAGATTTAATTAGCAAAGGAAATTCTTATATATCTGCTCGTCATAGTTCTGCTAAAGGACTGCTTTATAAAGTTTTCAAGCTTCGTCTAGGCAGAGGTCTTTATGGAGAGTGTCTG GGAGTTAGAGCAGATGGAAATTCCGACTTAAGTAATGAAATTGGCAAGGAACTTAGCCTGCGGAGTGCTGCAGCTGGATTGAG GCCTATAGGAGCTGTTATTTACATGCAACGAAATAATCTTAAAATGTGCTTAAGGAGTATGGATCCTACTACAGATACCTCTGAAGTTGCAAAG GCATATGGTGGAGGAGGTTCCCCAAGTTCTAGCTCCTTTATCATACGGATGGATGAATATAACCAATGGCTCCCAGTGCACCAACCTAGAAGCCATTAA
- the LOC127811492 gene encoding uncharacterized protein LOC127811492 isoform X1, protein MALSSSRDPKAAKYIMWLLQRMASISLPRCRSFRSKAALEALSKASADRTPSIALYNYPSLSGALSALFAYLFHSHLNLRCLTLPFSSVEPLRVEDLCFEGLEKCYFFDFLGPRGFASKLSQRTSCKVIAFEHRKSVLSKFASEHDRNGKLTFYVDTEKSSSTAVYEYFSAKLSNMKSSDGEAISLLHPKDRDRVELLLNYIEDGDLRRWNLPNTKAFNYGLGEWRPMLNYFTNPHIFEQLLKISPADLISKGNSYISARHSSAKGLLYKVFKLRLGRGLYGECLGVRADGNSDLSNEIGKELSLRSAAAGLRPIGAVIYMQRNNLKMCLRSMDPTTDTSEVAKAYGGGGSPSSSSFIIRMDEYNQWLPVHQPRSH, encoded by the exons ATGGCTCTGTCATCCTCACGAGATCCAAAGGCAGCAAAATATATAATGTGGCTCCTTCAGAGAATGGCCTCTATCTCACTCCCACGATGTCGAAGCTTCCGATCAAAAGCAGCTCTTGAAGCCCTATCAAAAGCCTCTGCTGATAGAACCCCAAGCATTGCACTATACAACTACCCTTCACTTTCCGGAGCGTTATCGGCTCTCTTCGCCTACCTCTTCCACTCTCATCTTAACCTCCGATGCCTCACTTTGCCATTCTCCTCCGTTGAACCTCTCAG GGTCGAAGATTTGTGCTTTGAAGGGTTGGAGAAGTGCTACTTTTTTGATTTTCTGGGGCCAAGAGGGTTCGCGTCAAAGCTTTCTCAGCGAACTTCATGCAA GGTGATTGCATTTGAACATAGAAAATCAGTACTGTCCAAATTTGCTTCTGAACATGATCGCAATGGGAAGCTCACGTTTTATGTTGATACTGAGAAGAGCAGCTCTACTGCAGTTTACGAGTACTTCTCTGCCAAACTTTCCAATATGAAATCTAGTGAT GGAGAGGCCATAAGTCTGTTACACCCAAAAGATCGAGATCGTGTTGAGTTACTTTTGAATTACATTGAAGATGGAGATCTTCGTCGATGGAACTTACCAAACACTAAAGCATTTAACTATGGACTGGGTGAATGGCGTCCAATGCTGAACTACTTCACTAATCCACACATTTTTGAACAG TTATTGAAGATAAGCCCAGCAGATTTAATTAGCAAAGGAAATTCTTATATATCTGCTCGTCATAGTTCTGCTAAAGGACTGCTTTATAAAGTTTTCAAGCTTCGTCTAGGCAGAGGTCTTTATGGAGAGTGTCTG GGAGTTAGAGCAGATGGAAATTCCGACTTAAGTAATGAAATTGGCAAGGAACTTAGCCTGCGGAGTGCTGCAGCTGGATTGAG GCCTATAGGAGCTGTTATTTACATGCAACGAAATAATCTTAAAATGTGCTTAAGGAGTATGGATCCTACTACAGATACCTCTGAAGTTGCAAAG GCATATGGTGGAGGAGGTTCCCCAAGTTCTAGCTCCTTTATCATACGGATGGATGAATATAACCAATGGCTCCCAGTGCACCAACCTAGAAGCCATTAA